From a region of the Sesamum indicum cultivar Zhongzhi No. 13 linkage group LG3, S_indicum_v1.0, whole genome shotgun sequence genome:
- the LOC105158533 gene encoding LOW QUALITY PROTEIN: uncharacterized protein LOC105158533 (The sequence of the model RefSeq protein was modified relative to this genomic sequence to represent the inferred CDS: deleted 1 base in 1 codon) has protein sequence MNWGLKRIFGDTRASLMMNINDEDISLGLILGSRNYRIQTRLNNSSGAGVNANSRLDMAFAASDPLSELVWSPHNGLSLKCANSSLADKKPLLLWNVGPSTMGLSPSQCIRSEGNLDDNAADQGNLAISQTMIDGDDVFSHKATLFGPSGNSPAPDSGKKHSHHEGAEGKRKMEDDAGTKHAIQEEENCMDAKEDDICRPQNVQVADVAESSIRNAAGCNTLAAGMNESKVDMAIDVADCAEPFSKKLSEALVCSSPNLQNQKEPDDEVTSAAGEVDKIKTKMPCPISAPPLKKMESSAENDFCHLVTEGTCNLGEIQPHREKLSPVEKSPTNSRICLSXXXLSDGDIYGRSSNDDDEDSHASVESCNSAGLLARGIKRQRYDQGLIVGSKRMKQFQGSSDSTSIVRRDSSFMNWISNMVKGLSSPNKEDSSSLAFTLACTNDVYGKNNQENFMFNETHDCASRNMGFKSIFQSLYCRNTSMPDAGMENVGDSIEELEEVVVADKTSPENLPRSHDGNDDNSCKQIVVSHKEVNPKIVGRPSKPWVFAADSACAPHATETDLLGDKASDILVSNRPKDRVIRFDTSDKQMNSTADRTTGDVMLAVSNKPEKTNPLNSLWITRLSTRTRMLEKCDKVSQDANVCSTCCPKADHDSQENDVFPIDHKSSEAKDVPRDCQVYASEKEVQMFTTNGEASVDLKSPAKLSHIPPSPKSRSSEAMASIFARRLDALRHIPSKTINTSTSRATCFFCGSTHDLRECPQVTEPELEHLLAKSNSFERFGESPCLCIRCFGLDHWAISCPLGSSTKHWRSEQNVSVFSHFTACRLQLRDGNEKCSSYQRGDEVQKLVADDHTATCSKKLNLGSFPSNLTSDMKKCSNKIVSASNEIQRSAISNFANNVKDSQNFPPCNIFTVQSTVAQSEIFHAVRNLRLSRADILRWMDSDVSVSHLNGFFLRLRLGKLEAGLGGTSYYVACITGDAREHNSCESKKSILVDVGGIRSSVGSQYVSNHDFLEDEIKAWWCRILKSGCRIPSLDELNSKINDRKSLGF, from the exons ATGAATTGGGGATTGAAAAG gATTTTTGGTGATACACGAGCATCACTAATGATGAATATAAACGATGAAGACATTAGCTTAGGACTTATATTGGGTTCTAGAAATTACCGCATTCAGACAAGGTTGAACAATAGTTCAGGTGCAGGTGTAAATGCAAACTCAAGATTGGACATGGCATTTGCAGCATCTGATCCCCTATCTGAATTAGTTTGGTCACCGCATAATGGTTTGAGTCTCAAATGTGCTAATTCAAGCTTGGCCGATAAAAAACCGCTTCTCCTGTGGAATGTCGGACCAAGCACTATGGGTCTTTCACCATCACAGTGTATCAGATCAGAGGGGAATCTAGATGACAACGCTGCTGATCAGGGAAACTTGGCTATTTCACAGACAATGATTGATGGAGATGATGTATTTAGTCATAAAGCTACTTTGTTCGGGCCTTCTGGAAACTCTCCTGCCCCTGATTCAGGTAAAAAACATAGTCACCATGAAGGCG CAGAAGGCAAACGTAAAATGGAGGATGATGCTGGAACTAAACATGCTATTCAGGAGGAGGAAAATTGCATGGACGCCAAGGAGGATGATATTTGCCGTCCACAGAATGTCCAAGTTGCTGATGTTGCTGAAAGCAGCATAAGAAATGCCG CAGGATGTAATACTTTAGCAGCTGGGATGAATGAGTCTAAAGTTGACATGGCTATAGATGTGGCTGATTGTGCTGAACCTTTCTCAAAGAAGCTCTCAGAAGCTCTTGTTTGTTCTTCTCCAAACTTGCAAAACCAGAAGGAACCAGATGATGAAGTAACTTCAGCCGCTGGAGAGGTGGACAAGATTAAAACCAAGATGCCATGTCCTATCTCTGCACCTCCATTGAAGAAGATGGAGTCCTCTGCAGAAAATGACTTTTGTCATCTGGTCACAGAAGGGACTTGCAATTTAGGAGAAATACAACCTCACCGGGAGAAATTGTCTCCTGTAGAAAAATCCCCAACAAATAGCAGGATTTGTTTATCNNNN NNNNNATTATCTGATGGAGATATCTATGGGAGATCATcgaatgatgatgatgaagacaGCCATGCGAGTGTCGAAAGTTGTAATAGTGCTGGATTACTTGCAAGAGGTATAAAGAGACAGAGATATGATCAGGGGCTGATAGTTGGAAGCAAAAGGATGAAACAGTTTCAAGGTAGTTCTGATTCGACATCCATCGTCAGACGTGATAGTTCTTTTATGAATTGGATATCAAACATGGTGAAGGGTCTCTCAAGTCCTAATAAAGAGGATTCTTCTTCCCTTGCTTTCACCCTTGCTTGTACCAATGATGTTTATGGCAAGAATAACCAGGAGAACTTCATGTTCAACGAAACACATGATTGTGCAAGCCGAAATATGGGGTTCAAATCTATATTCCAGTCCTTATACTGTAGAAACACAAGTATGCCTGATGCTGGAATGGAGAATGTAGGTGATTCGATAGAAGAACTGGAAGAGGTTGTGGTGGCTGACAAAACCTCACCTGAGAATCTTCCTAGATCACATGACGGAAATGATGATAACTCTTGCAAGCAGATTGTTGTTTCTCATAAAGAAGTGAATCCAAAAATTGTTGGCCGGCCGAGTAAACCCTGGGTATTTGCTGCAGACTCTGCTTGTGCCCCACATGCTACCGAGACTGATTTGCTGGGAGATAAAGCTTCAGACATCCTGGTATCTAATAGACCAAAAGATCGAGTCATTCGATTTGATACTTCAGATAAACAGATGAATAGCACTGCAGACAGAACAACTGGCGACGTTATGTTAGCTGTAAGTAATAAGCCGGAAAAAACTAATCCTTTGAACAGTTTGTGGATTACTCGCCTTTCTACAAGAACTCGTATGTTAGAAAAATGCGACAAGGTCAGTCAAGATGCCAACGTGTGCTCCACTTGTTGCCCAAAAGCCGATCATGATAGTCAGGAAAATGATGTTTTTCCTATTGATCATAAAAGTTCTGAGGCGAAGGATGTTCCCCGGGACTGTCAGGTTTATGCTTCTGAAAAGGAGGTCCAAATGTTTACTACTAATGGGGAGGCATCTGTTGATCTTAAATCTCCAGCTAAACTGTCTCATATACCACCTTCTCCTAAATCTAGAAGTTCGGAGGCAATGGCATCCATTTTTGCAAGACGGTTGGATGCCCTCAGGCACATACcatcaaaaacaataaatacttCAACTTCCAGAGCAACATGTTTCTTTTGTGGCAGCACCCATGATTTACGTGAATGTCCGCAGGTAACAGAACCCGAGCTTGAGCATCTCCTAGCAAAATCTAATTCATTTGAAAGGTTTGGAGAATCTCCCTGTTTGTGCATTAGATGTTTCGGTTTAGATCATTGGGCAATCTCATGTCCCTTGGGGTCCTCGACTAAGCATTGGAGATCAGAACAAAATGTTTCTGTCTTTAGCCATTTCACTGCTTGCCGTCTGCAGCTTCGTGATGGCAATGAGAAATGTTCTAGCTATCAAAGGGGAGATGaagttcaaaagttagttgctGATGATCACACAGCTACTTGCAGCAAGAAGCTAAATTTGGGTTCTTTTCCTAGTAATTTGACTTCAGATATGAAGAAGTGCTCAAACAAAATAGTTTCTGCTTCAAATGAGATTCAAAGAAGCGCCATATCAAATTTTGCAAACAATGTAAAAGATAGTCAGAATTTTCCgccatgtaatatttttactgtGCAGAGTACAGTTGCACAGTCAGAAATATTTCATGCTGTAAGGAACTTGCGCCTGTCTCGTGCGGATATTCTGAG ATGGATGGACTCCGATGTCTCTGTGTCGCATTTGAATGGATTTTTCCTGCGCTTGCGGCTTGGCAAGTTGGAAGCAGGATTAGGGGGAACTAGTTACTACGTTGCTTGCATAACAG GGGATGCTAGAGAACATAACAGTTGCGAGTCCAAAAAGTCGATCCTGGTAGATGTTGGTGGCATCAGATCATCTGTTGGGAGTCAGTATGTTTCCAACCATGATTTTCTGGAG GATGAGATTAAGGCTTGGTGGTGCAGAATTCTGAAGAGTGGCTGCAGGATTCCTTCCTTGGACGAACTGAACTCGAAAATCAATGACAGGAAAAGTCTAGGCTTTTAG